One window of Trifolium pratense cultivar HEN17-A07 linkage group LG5, ARS_RC_1.1, whole genome shotgun sequence genomic DNA carries:
- the LOC123886534 gene encoding uncharacterized protein LOC123886534 encodes MHFMSSYALTLSALYDSMLLDTLWNFVFAPILCVCDATPHAVASSVALCPLRAGITVTDAPTGVEPSSIPTDAEKDVEASKGGSSPHANTATGSFGSGSNTEASTEEEVNKESTPEDVADSEPENEVGEDSEKTTNEEQDIVDVDEVPSEEDLQPPPTQKGIGRRLRSRTTTPAPAVTTTPVVTKKAKDTTLKPVKYGPKKSWSKSIPPPEKKKGVLKRKSAPSSDSEFEAEKDDSSIKPPAKKAMSAKKAMPQSVAPDIEDFPCDNVSFHLPSYAQRWGIICKRRLALERELGKDILECEEIVSLINDAGLIKTVWGLGSCYEKLVREFVVNIPIGCDNPLDKEFQKVFVRGKCVTFSPSVINKVLGNADDPHPDIDVSDNVVCKTITAEKVKTWPKKAKVPAVKLTQKYAILNRVASVNWVPTTHASDIATNLGKLIYMIGTGTKFNAGLYIFNQVVQHAKTSVTKQPIAFPTLICDIILSQHPNIRHEDESAKKRATPLAIHQKLFSKQHAPDIAGPSNAAADTPMTRKEMIAMLEANCKELDEKKLQFERMIHALRVEEAAAQAADADDDSSSGGEEADSDTEGEEIPILSILWLKRGSSYCMP; translated from the exons atgcactttatgagttcctatgctctgactctctctgcactctatgaCTCTATGCTACTTGATACTCTATGGAACTTTGTTTTTGCTCCTATTCTGtg cgtTTGTGATGCTACACCACATGCTGTAGCATCATCTGTAGCATTGTGTCCACTGCGTGCCGGAATTACAGTAACCGATGCCCCAACTGGTGTTGAACCATCCTCTATACCAACTGATGCTGAGAAGGATGTTGAAGCATCCAAAGGAGGATCTAGCCCACATGCTAACACTGCCACTGGGTCGTTTGGCAGTGGATCTAATACTGAAGCTTCCACTGAAGAGGAAGTAAACAAAGAAAGTACCCCTGAAGATGTGGCTGATTCTGAACCAGAAAATGAAGTTGGTGAAGATTCTGAGAAAACCACAAATGAAGAGCAGGAcatagtagatgttgatgaagtCCCCTCTGAAGAAGATCTGCAACCTCCACCTACTCAGAAAGGAATTGGGAGAAGACTGAGAAGCAGGACCACTACACCTGCACCTGCTGTTACCACTACCCCTGTTGTCACCAAGAAAGCAAAGGACACTACTCTGAAGCCTGTCAAGTATGGTCCTAAGAAAAGTTGGAGCAAGTCTATACCTCCtcctgaaaagaaaaagggtGTACTGAAAAGAAAGAGTGCACCATCAAGTGACTCTGAGTTTGAAGCTGAAAAGGATGACTCAAGCATCAAGCCTCCTGCTAAGAAGGCTATGTCTGCTAAGAAGGCCATGCCTCAATCTGTTGCTCCTGACATTGAAGACTTTCCTTGtgacaatgtttcatttcatcttccatcTTATGCTCAACGATGGGGAATCATTTGCAAACGAAGATTGGCTCTGGAAAGGGAACTAGGTAAAGATATTCTGGAATGTGAAGAGATTGTGAGTTTGATCAATGATGCTGGATTGATCAAAACTGTGTGGGGCTTAGGCTCCTGCTATGAGAAGCTGGTTAGGGAGTTTGTTGTCAACATTCCTATAGGTTGTGACAATCCCTTGGACAAAGAATTTCAGAAGGTATTTGTTCGAGGAAAATGTGTGACATTTTCTCCAAGTGTGATCAACAAGGTGCTAGGTAATGCTGATGATCCTCACCCTGACATAGATGTATCTGACAATGTGGTCTGCAAAACTATCACAGCTGAAAAGGTGAAAACCTGGCCCAAGAAGGCGAAGGTACCTGCTGTCAAGCTAACCCAAAAGTATGCCATCTTGAATCGTGTTGCATCTGTCAACTGGGTTCCTACAACACATGCATCTGATATTGCCACAAATCTGGGTAAGctcatttatatgattggtACTGGTACTAAGTTTAATGCTggtctatatattttcaatcaagttgtgCAGCATGCTAAAACCTCTGTCACCAAGCAACCCATTGCATTTCCAACTTTGATCTGTGACATCATCTTGTCCCAACATCCGAATATAAGGCATGAGGATGAGTCTGCTAAGAAAAGGGCAACTCCTTTGGCCATTCATCAGAAGCTGTTCAGTAAACAGCATGCTCCAGATATTGCTGGACCATCAAATGCTGCTGCTGACACTCCTATGACAAGGAAGGAGATGATTGCTATGCTGGAAGCAAACTGTAAAGAGCTAGATGAAAAGAAGTTgcagtttgaaaggatgatacATGCTCTCAGGGTTGAAGAGGCTGCAGCTCAAGCAGCTGATGCAGATGATGATAGTTCTAGTGGTGGAGAAGAAGCTGACTCAGATactgaaggagaagaaa TtcccattttgtctattttgtggctaaaaagggggagtagttattgTATGCCATAA